The DNA window AAACGCTTCTGGAGCCCACGTGCCTGAGTCTTTTCCCATCACCTCccgaaaggaaacaaaaagtggAAGAGGGGTAAGAGTGTTTATGGCCTGATCTTCGAGTTTGCTACTGTAATGAAGTAAACGTAATACTCTCAAGAGCTCAGCCCTTTGAAGGTATTTCCAGAACTAGCAATGACTGGCCCTTTGGTAGCTGTGTTCGCTACAGCTGCAGGAAAAGGCCGACATCCATTAAGGGAAGTTCAAGGCGAAGGGGCAACAGAGACAGACTCAACAGTGGGGCTGTGGCAATGACTTCTGCATTGCCACTGTACATGTGGCAACATGTATGGCAGGCTCCCTTTCCCAGGTCCGCCTCTTGGATCTGTTGATTTCCAGCCCTGGATGCATTTATGAATTTCATGAATAGGCTTTCAAAGTTACTTGGACTTtgattatttctaatttttggtgttgtttttattCCCCTCAGTGATTCTAATGTATTGAAAATTGCTATCTTAACCCCAAATTCTAATTCCTATGGCTCAGTATCAGCTGATATATTAGACCAGTAAAGGTAATATTTTAACGGTAGGCAAAACTCTGCATTTCATAATTTACCACACAGAAATGACATCGGGATTGCCTCCGGCTAAGTTGATTTATATGTATTGCGTTGTTATATGAGAGTAGTTATAACTTGGCAAATTCCAGTAGGAAAACAtgaacttattttaaaagatttacacATTATCTGGGCTTTAAAAAACCCAACaagaggctagaaagatggctccgTGGATAAGAAGGCTTTTGCCTTtgttgaggacccaggttcagtttctagcacttACACAGTGGCTTGCAACCAGCTATACTTCCAGCTCCAGGGCTTCCGATGTTCTCTTCTGATTCCATGGACACTACATACATGcagtacacatacaaacatttaaacatgcaggcaaacactcatccatgtaaaataaaatagcctCAAGGAAATgcagtggtatattatttgtgttttcataaataaagcttgcctgaagatcagagaagccaagcagttaaccactagagagctcttacctctacaaagTCTTCCGATAGAAaggagcgagttcctgtctcttcctgccttatattcctctctccacccagccatatcactcctgtctccacctccctagtgctgggattaaaggtgtgggatcccaagtgctaggatcttctttgtgtgagttctctctctcttttagacagattcaatcttgtgtagcccaggctggcctcgagtcctgggattaaaggcgtgtgctaccactccctggcctctcaaggcttagctctgcactctgatcttcaggcaagttttatttattaaaacacaaataaaataccactataaGGCAAACATGATAATCAGTTTACTCACATGTACGTAAGTCACATGGGACAAGATGATGACGGTGGCTAGTTAGGGAAGCCCCTGGATACACAGATCCAACAAAAATCTGAGACGCAAACTGGACTATAAAGTTATCCTAAAATTTCAGCAAAAAACAAATTCTGCTACAGTTATATCTAGAATGAATAAAACGTTAGACAATAAAAAGTGAAATGCCCTACCTATTATTACATGAGTCAGAGACCTAGGCATACTGTCAGGTTCACATACCATGAGTAACCATCAATATCATACTGTGCTTCCTAAAAGCTTTATTGGTCCATCTGTTAATGTTGAACAACAGTGAAGAACAATCAGCTACACAGTTATGAAAACTGTCCATTAGAGCAGAATCTGCTTCTGCAATGCAGCCTGCCATATTGGACATCTATCAAACCCCCTGTATGGGCTCAAATCAGAGCAGTGTCAATCAAAGAAGGTTAACCTCACCCCCTGAGGGCCACAGTGAACACAGAGTCTCTTACCTACCTTCCTTCTTGATAGCTAGAGAACCGGCGCATGACCTACATCGGGTCCCTCTGATGGCTACACTTTATACATAACGTTAAGACTCTAGTGATGAGATCAGCCTACTGGAAGAGAGGTCAGTAGCAGCAAGTGTCAGTCAGTCCTATGGGTTTCTCCAACCTGGTATTTCAGTATTTTTAACAGTAGTAGAAACAACTTAATGCCCTTCTAGTCTGTCCTGTGGTTAATAAAGCCAGAGTGGATGCCAGTACACTATTTCTCGAACTGATGGTCTTGTGAAGAGAATTAATAGTCATCTTTGtcatcacacagagagagagagagagagctcttctGAGAGTGAAGGGGAAGAAGGCCGACTTTGAGATGTCCCCTTATTCCTGGCCCTCATTCCTTCACTCTATACACAAATGTTCCTGGTCTTCAACCCTTGATAAGCCCTACACTCTGCCCATGAATGGGACCCATGACTTGTTTGTAAACCAACAGAATAAAGCTTGTCACTTTCATAATTATGTACCCTAGGACTACAATGTCTACCTCACTAGCAGACTCCTCTTTGAAGGGAGTTGGTATACTAGGACCCATTCTAGAGATAGAAAATTAGAAGTTGCTTCCAATCGACAATGACACTTAGTCCAGCAACCTATGATGGGGCAAATCTCCTAACAGCCTTAAGGACTGGAAGCAAATCCATCCTGAATCAAGCCTCCAGAAGAAACCAGGGCTGGCTAATACCTTTGTTACAGCATGCGGAACAGCCTGAGCAGACACCCAGACAAACTGCATCCAGGCTCCTGAGCTACAGAAGCGGATGTGACAAGTGTGTGCTTCTTTCAGCCAGTAGTCTGAGAATATTTGTTACTTAACAGCAGATGACTATTAAGGTAGAGCCAAGAGGAGACACTGGAGTGGAGGTCCAGTGTTGTGTGAACTGCTTGACCCTCTGAACCACATCATATTGGAAAAGCAACTAATAGTCTTGAATATTGTACACtaatatggatttttgtatattgatacaaatttaagggtttttgtttgtctgttttttcctttttttttttttttagttttggagcctgtcctggaactagctcttgtagaccaggttggcctcgaactcacagagatccacctgcctctggctccggagtgctgggattgaaggcgtgcgccaccgccccaCTCGAAAAGacctttgtctttgtctttgtctttgtctgaCTGCTCTGGGCTTCATTCATCGGTCACTTCACCAACACCCATAGATGGCAACGCATAGATACTAATATGGCAGCAGCTTTTTCTGCGTTGCCTCTCAACAGACTATGGCTTAAATACAACTACTGTCTCGCTTTACAGATAAGGAACTAAAATTAGAAGCTGCTGAGcccagaacccagggctttgaaaGCCCAAATATAGGTGTAGCAGTCAGCCTGTGAACACTGAAAAGAGAGAATTTATCTAGTAAATCCATGCTTGGAGGCTAAGAGAGCGCCTTTTGCAGCCTGGCTGGATTTGAAGGCCGCTGGAAAAGTATGATTTGAATTTAACGTCTGCACACAGAGGAGTAAGAAAACAACACTTAGGATGATCACGCGCAAAACTGCTCACATAGTTCAAGTCTGGCAACATCGAGCTCACGTTTTGAACCACAAAACACTTCCAAAATGTAATCTACCCTGCTGATTGGCATTCTTCAACAAAATgttgaaaaaactaaaaatgacaaCACATGCCTATTTCAAGTCTTCTTTGATAGGGCGGATTTAATCACTGTCACTATTTTCGGAAAACATTACCTTTTCCACGCTTTTCACTGTGGGGTCTTAGCTGTACCCTATTATATTATATGCAAACATGTAGGAAATCCAGATCAAGTGGAGGCTAGGCCACTCATTAAAGCTGCGAGCTCTCAGAAGGCCCTTAACTGTGTGGAGCACATAAGGTAAGGAACACCTGCCATTCACCCCAGCCTTGCACTCCCACCTGGTGGCTATAGCTTGGGGTCCACGTGAGCAAGTGCTGGAGCACGTGAAGTGCCACTGCACACACTATGTGCTAAACATGCCATGACTGGCATGCTCCAGACACCTGGTGGCAGTTATACGCAGTGTATTCTGAAAGACACTGGGGTATAATTTCTTAGGGCAAACCTTTAAAGTTACTGCAGCAACACTCAATGCTTGCAATGTGGTGGTTGAACGCGAGTGCTCTCCACTTGAACTACGACTCTCTCTGTGGCTTTCGGTCACTTCCCAAACCCTATAAACACACATGAAACGTGCTGTCTTCGCTATCTCCCAGCTTATACTCTCTTCGTGCACTCAGAGACGGAGGACCTGCAGCGCTCAGACGGAAGCGGAGAGGCAGCCATGGAGTCAGCCATCCTGTCAGACAAACCAGACATGCTGTCTGGAACCTAGCTGTCCGTTTTCACAACACAGCATCTACTGAAATGATTGTACCGCAGCGCTTTAATGGGAAAATGCaaccagcaacaacaaacatCCATCAACTCCACGCCGGTTCTTGGTACAGGATGGATGGGAGAGCGATCATTTTTAATTCATGGTACCTTCTTGTATATGTAATGCAAAAGTAGACTGTAAGTTTATAAAGTCATTTTCGGTTGCCCACATGGTGCTGAATTATTTAAAACTcatttagaacacacacacacacacacacacacacacttctgacaatttttaaatactgtttgaCAACAGCATTTTCAGCAACTGCAAAAGTGTGTGCTTGAGATTAGACTATGTGCACACTGTCTCTCATTAACAAGTCCTGGGTATTTTTACCCCTGGTGCATCACACCTCAACTCTGTTTTAAGGAAAACGGACGAAAGAAAGCCTCTGTCCAGAGTTCAAATTACTCAGTATCTATTTATACCTCCTGGTAAGTAAGAGTAACTGGTTTATCAAAGTCCAAAAGTACATTATCCTGGGCAACCCTCCCTGGAAAGGTACACAACCATCAACTCCCAACCAACACTGGGACTGTCTTCTGGGTAAGAACTCACTGAAGAAAACCCCAAGTGTAACTGAAGGAGGCTGAGCGCCTGTTTGGAAAAAGCAATTGTGACACAGCAGGCACTTACCAAGAGTCCTGAAAAATTACATTCTACCCTTTGAACCATAAAAACTCAGTGATGAttttctcttcaaaaaaaaaaaaaaaatcgggttTGAGTACCATTTGCctaaactttttaaaacagggtAAGACATCTTAAAGCAGCAAACTTCATTCTCCCACAAAAATAGAGACCACTCTAAGATGACCCTGTCTCTTCCCTGTCTGGGGTGACATCTTGGTGTTCATACTATTTACTCaagttttctttctacttttctttttaagacatatTTATTTAGCTTGCTGTGTATGAACGCCTTCTTACACCTATGAGTATATGTCATGTGAGTGCCTGATGCCTGCGAGCTCAGAAGAGTGTGTGTTGACACCACTGTAACTGGctacagatggtgtgagctgccatgtgggtgccagaaactgaacttgggtcctgtgtAAGAGCGACAAGTGAACCGTCTATTTCTGCAGTATGCAGGTCTCTTTCCACCTTTCTTATTTTCGTGATGGAAATCTGCCACAGTCTTGTCCACttgaataatctttttgtttcatttttgttgttgttgttttctgagataaggtttgactgtgtagccttggctgacctggaactcactctgtagaccaggctcgacttgaatgcagagatccatcgcctctgcctcctgagtgctgggattaaaggcgtgtgatcccaactgctgggatcacctttgtgtgagtggTTTCTCTTTTTCTGCAATATTTTTCTACAAtacagtgtagcccagggtggccttgaaccaaCAGATAtccatctccctctgtctcccagatcctgggattaaaggtgtgtgccaccactccctggccagTATAGTTGACTACTATGGCtgctttgtcctctgatcttcaggcaagctttatttattaaaacacaaataaaagcccagagaaagTGGTTTATGTTGCCGTGGGCTTTTGTTGTCCCCATTCTAATGCTTTATCCTGATGCCCCAGACAGTGTCTACCACCAGGAGGGGCTGAAGGGATCCTTAGAGAATAAAtgaagacttttttgttttgttttaaagatttatttttattttatgtgtatgaatgtttcacCCACAAGTCTGTGCACTGTTGTGTGCAGGACCTATTGAGGCCAGAAGAGTccgtcagatcctctggaactggagttaccgacagttgtgggctgtcatgtgggtgctgggaattgaacccaggtcctctggaagagcaaccagtgctctcaaccactgagccaactctctaacCTTCAAATGAAGATGTTTCTTACAAGTCAGCCTGCCTCCCAACAAACGATTGGCCAACCCTGTTCCTAAGCAGAGCAATTTGGGgagctgggagagatggctcaacatgcAAAGGGCTTGCCAGACTCCAGTTTGATACCTgcggacccccccccccccttggtaGAAGTAGAGAACTGGTTTCCAAATGGTACCCTCTACCTCCACaagcccaaataaataaatgtaacaaaagtggggtggttttatttttgtgcgtttttttgttgtgtgtgtgtttgttagcCAGTGTCTCTCTACACACCCCTCcgcgtcctggaactcactaagtagaccaggatgaccttgaactcacaaagacctgcctgtctctgctttcccagtgtcGGGagtaaagatgtgcgccaccatgtcACACACTGTTTTCTCTTGGAGCAGCTTGGGAGTGAGCCAacgtggctcacatctgtaatgccagcattctGAAACGACAAGAAAACGaagtaccaggccagcctgagtaTCGAACTCAAAATAAACTGGAACGATTTAGAGTGACCATAGCCACCGCTATACAGCCtcacagacaaaaaataaaaaagagcctCTTCTCCCAGGACTGAGATTTTTCTCCCTAGATCTCAGTCTTCTCTGCACTCCAGAGAGGGATGTGGCACAGGACCTACCCAGGGCTGGAGCCCACATCCTGAACCTGCTCTTGTACCCAGCTGTGAGTGGGAACTCTCCTGACTCACCTTGCCCCAGGtgatgtttccttctcactttctctttcactttctctttcgCCTACTCACCTGCTCTGGCCCCGCCCTGCTCCGGGCTTCTCCAGTCTGGGCTGCTCTGGTGCTGGTGTCaatctccagccctgttttcgCTTTTCCTACATCAGCCGGGGCTGCCCACGAGGCCAGGTTAAAAGCATGGAGCTGGGAAGGCAAGGCACTGAAGACTTAGCGTCTCAGCCGGGACACAGCAACAGGCTGAGAGCCACACGGGAACGCCGAGCAAGACCGAGGAACCCGGAGACAGCCTCGAGTGCACTCTCGAATCCCCATCTCCTCACAGACCCCAGAGAGCAGCATGAAGCCAGCTGGGGGCCGCCTGCTCCTCCGGCTGCTGCTGGCCACGGTGCTGACGGGAACCCGCGCTCATCCTGTGCCCAGGGACACCAGGCTCCCATCAGATGCAAAGGAATGCCACCTAACCCAGTTCGAGTCTCTGCTTCCGCAAGAGCTGAAGGCCATCAGGAAGGCCAGGGATGCCATAGAAGAGTGGCTGCGCAAGAAAGATGTCAAGTGCAGCTCCCGCCTCTTCCCCAGGGCCTGGGACCTAAGGCAGCTGCAGGTCCAGGAGCGCCCCAAGGCCCTGCAGGCTAAGCTGGCCCTGACACTGGAGGTCCTGGAGAACATGACTGACTCAGCCCCGGGCCCCATCCCGCACCACCTTCTTCACACACTGCGCTACATCCAGTCCCAGCTGCAGACCTGTACACAATCTCAGCCCACAGCAGAGCCCGGGTCCCCAAGTCGCCGCCTCTCCCAACTGCTGCACAGGCTCCAGGAAGCCAAGGAGAAGGAGACCCCTGGCTGCCTGGAGGTCTCTGTCACTTCCCACCTCTTCCACCTGCTCAACGGGGACCTGAAGTGTGTGGCCAGGGGAGATCAGTGTGCCTGACCTCAGACCCTCCTGCCAGCTGCTGGAATTCTGCACTGTGTGGACTCACCAAGCCCCTGCCTTAATTTATAGCCcttcatgactttttaaaaagtacttatttATGTGAGTGGGTTCTCAGACTCAGACCCCacaaaatgtctatttttctacttttgtaaACAATCTGCAAATACaagttgagaaaagaaaaaaaaccacaaataataaaCTACTGTATTTGCCTGCATTTTGACCAGCTGTAGCTTTCTGTAGTGCTCTCTGCTGCAAAAACAAGCTCCTGGATATGAATGATGAGAACTATCCTTACCTGTGGGCAGAACATTAGAAAGCAGTTAGCGGATTATGGTGGTCTGGCGAAGTGGTGGAAGTTATATCCTCCCTCTAAGATCCATGGCCTCACTAGATCCTGGTAGTGGGCTAGGTTTAAGTACCAGGCATAATTTCACTCCTGTTGAGCAATCAAGTCTAATTATACAATTTTAATTATTGCCAAGATACAGGTTGGCAGCTGCACCTTATGGATATCAAGCTATGCTGAACattggggttcccaggtgtccccGCTGGGCAGGAAGGGCAGTTTGCACAGCACTTCCTGATACTGTGAAATCTAGatctcagggaggaggcttctaGGGCAGATCTAGCTCAAAAGCATCCAACTCCTGTGCCTAAAACATGTGGTATTTTTAGCAATAGGGACTACCCTTCAACCAAGGGCAGCGGCAACAACCTATATTGACTTGGGAGTCTCCAGGCCAACCCTGACCAAGACCTGAAAGGAGATTTCCCCCTTTTTACCCAATACCAAGTGGTTTTAAtcttgaaatcatatacacaccaGCAACActaatggactcagcaggttgtatttactcatttaatacatgtgcatatgtacatagaacagtaacaaaagaaaaaaggttctTAGAGGGAGTGAGGGGACAGATCTGGAGGGAATTGGAGGGTAGAGACATTGAGAAAGGTTGGAAggaggacagaaaaaaagaaaattcatgtaattatattttaactaaaatgtgaaaaaaaatttaaaatgtcctgTTTCATAATCAATTCCATCTCCTTCTTATCTCATATATGAGATaagagaatgtgtgtatgtatgtgtgtgtgtgtgtgtgtgtgtgtgtgtatgtgtgtatatattcccTGTTTGAGCTTCTTAAAGGTTTGGTTAGTTACGTTTAAACTTTCTTGCTTTATAATAAACTGTGCTTGTGGACTGTCATGACCACAGGTTTAAATACTGGTTCTCACCAGAGATTTGTAAtgtcttttactttctctttttctggagACCTAAATGCCCATGTGATACAGTGCTTCTATTACTCTGTGTGACTCTATCAAGGATGACCAAGTAACTGTGGTCACAGTGTGAGTGGAGAGCACAACCTACAACATCCTGCATTTCACCCCCAGTGAGGCTGTCTCTGAAGCTGTACCATATGGTTTCTCAGCTGGTGGGGGCAACTGTTTCCTGTCCCAGGGCAAGCACCCCTCTCTGCTCACCTACTGAAATATCAACccctctggctgctcagcctgccACTCCTCGGCAGAATACCAGAAAGTGCCGTTAGCATTTTACCGAGTTTTGGATctcagaagtttccctttagCTTACCCATGATTTCTAGTCCTGAGTGGCAAATCTGATTGTTTGTACTTGGTTTGGATTTTCATTCGGCTAGTGGCTGGTCCACCCCAATCTCTGATTTTATTCAACAAGATTCATTGGGAAACTATAATGTACCAGCCAATGTCTGAGAagaagtttgaatgtaattggcccccttAAGCTCATAGGCAGTGGCACAGTTAGGAGGTGTGACAGTGTTGGAGTGGGTatagctttgctggaggaagtatatcactacgggggtgggctttgaggtctcctatgctcaagctacacttaGCTCAGCTCACTTCTTATttcctgcagatcaggatgtagaattCTCATCTCCATCTGCAGCACCGTGAATGCCTTCATGCTgtcatgttccaccatgatgataatggaatgaatctctgaactgtaagtcacccaattaaatgttttcctttgaaagagttgctgtggtcattgtgtctcttcacagcaacagaaacctaactaagacactatgaAAAAgaacttgggaggaaaaaaaattaagaaaaaaatataaaacataccaATACTTCATCTAAGCTACTCACTATTAATATTTTGATATGTTTCTCTTTAGCCATTTATGCAAGGTAGTTTTCaccttgaaggaaaaaaacaaaacccaagggtGACAGCTTAGGAATAGAGCACTTgattagcatgtgtgaggcccaggGTTCCATCCTGGGATATGAAGTATACAACACTAATGCCGAAGGCATATTATATACAATGTTTTGCATTCTGCTTCCCACCTTATTTTGCCATGAGTGCTTTTCAAATCCATTAAACTAATCTCTAACAATATCATTTTAATGACTGTATAATATTCCACTCTCTAATGATTATTGATTTACTCGCCTACAACTGGACATTTAAGTGGTTTCCCAAAGTGCATGTTAATGCACAGAGTAATAGCAATTTGTTGTGTTTATGGTTGTTTGTAGTTTGTAAAGATCCTCAGAAATCGAGGGACATAAACCTTTTTCCTACTCTGTACACTTGCCATCTATGCTCTCTGCAGAATGTTCACCCCAGTGTGCCCTTCACCAGTTCATATCACTGCCTGGGTCACTAGACCCTCAATAATACCCATGGCTTCTTTAAACAGCTTATTAAGTtatggagaaagcaagctggttGCTGTAACTTCTCATTACTTAACAAATCAATCTTTACGCCATGCATTTAGTATGCACTAACTTACCTCTGTGAACAATGGCCTTTGCCAAACTGCCTGTTGGGATTTCTCTTGAAGCCCACGTTGCTCATTATTAAGGAGTAATTTCCTCTTGTTTATTTCTAGCATtaggcccattagttctagcctttattggctaactctcacatcatgattcaacccatttctaataatctgtatgtcaccacgaggtcatggcttaccaggaagattctaacctacgtccgtctcgggttggagaatcatggcctctgccttcccagcatcctgttctgtctactccgcctacctaattttctgccctatcaaaaggccaaggcagttttctttattcaactaatgaaagcaacacactaCACCACtattcttttaattttggtttatAATGAATTTATAcctaaaaaaaactgtttcttttatCAACATGTAAAACTATGTTCATTACTTTTAAGCTTAGAAATATAAATCTCAGGTGGGCACCATGCGAGGCTGGAGACGGAAGCTGGAGGATGAATTTGAGGCTGACCTCAGGCATGACTTCCATCTCAGAACTGAAAAGGatgattttcttcatatattcttAGGCATTTTCAGATTATTCTTACCAGAGAATCTAAATATTACAAGTCCATGAGATGAAGCTCTGGCTTTGTACAAatagcaaaacaacaataacaacaaagaaacccaaacaaaaaactaatCCCTAGTTAAACAATACAGGCACTCGTCTCGTGAAGCCTGATGTTATCCTCATTGTGTTAGTGGCCTGTTTCATACCAAAAAGATGCGTGTCTTAGAAGCAAGGAATTGctataatataaattatagtaGTGACATATTCTTTTAGACATACAACATGTTATTTATTTGACCTGTGTACTATAAATGACTGTAATATTAAAATGCTCTCCTTTTGAATTCAGAAGGGAACAATGTccatttaaaaagagataaattagaatcaaattattttctctctcatataAGCTAATAAGAATCTGACTTTAAATGGAAGGACCATTTATGTGGTCTGCAGCCTGTTCTCAGCTGTTATCACAGAATAATTGATGTACTAATGATTTCAATTCATAGCACCCACTGTCTTCATTTTGCATAATTTGAACCAAATCTGAATATAAATGACAAACAGTCCTCTTGCCTGTTTAGTACCCATGACCTTTAACTAAAATTCACTTACTACGGCAGAAGGGGAATTTAGCGGATAGAGGAAACACTCACTATTTTCAAACATTTCTCCTCatacagaaatggaaagaatcaGGTAAACGAATCAGCTATAGCAGGGCTAAGATTTATCATCTTATTATTTGAGaatgaatatttaattataaaacacTTATCACCAACAGTGTCTGCTGGAAGAAATTCCAAAAGGGCCAAAGCTTATTCTAAGTAGGCCAAAGGGGGAGGGGCAATAAGTTTAATaggtttcattattttttcaatgaaaaaaaattactatgGAAAATTCAAGTCACTGTAATAGCTACAATGCAGTTAAATTCCCT is part of the Arvicola amphibius chromosome 8, mArvAmp1.2, whole genome shotgun sequence genome and encodes:
- the LOC119820664 gene encoding interferon lambda-2-like, with product MKPAGGRLLLRLLLATVLTGTRAHPVPRDTRLPSDAKECHLTQFESLLPQELKAIRKARDAIEEWLRKKDVKCSSRLFPRAWDLRQLQVQERPKALQAKLALTLEVLENMTDSAPGPIPHHLLHTLRYIQSQLQTCTQSQPTAEPGSPSRRLSQLLHRLQEAKEKETPGCLEVSVTSHLFHLLNGDLKCVARGDQCA